The genomic region AGAGGAAGTCCCTCACCTTCACCGGCGGGGCCAAGGGGTTAATGGACATCTTTGGGAAAAGCAAGGAATCCGAGTTCAAGCAAAAGGTGCTCAACAACTGTAAAACAACAGCGGATGAGTTGAAGAAATTGATCCACCTCCAGACGGAGAAACTTCAGTGCATTGAGAAACAGCTGGAGTCCAACGAAGCCGAGATCCGCTACTGGGAGCAAAAGTACAACTCCAGCCTGGAAGAGGAAATCCTCAAGCTAGAGCAGAAGATTAAAAGGAACGAAGTGGAGATTGAAGAGGAGGAGTTCTGGGAAAACGAGCTGCAGATCGAACAGGAGAACGAAAAACAGCTGaaggagcagctgcaggagatGAGGCAGAGGATCCTGGAGTGCGAGAGCAAGCTGAAGGACTACCTGTCTCAGATCCACAACATGGAAAGTGGCCTTGAAGCAGAGAAGTTGCAGCGGGAAGTTCAAGAGTCCCAAGTGAATGAAGAAGAGGTCAAGGAAAAGATCGAGAAGGTGAAGGGTGAGATCGATATTCAGGGCCAGCAGAGTCTGAGATTGGAAAATGGCATTAAAGCTGTAGAAAGGTCTTTGGGCCAAGCTACCAAAAGGTTACAGGTAAGAATGTCCTTTTTATCCCTAGCAAAGAAAAGTCAAAGACCTGGCTGTAACAGATTTCTCTTACACAGATTTGGAGCCCATGAAAGAAAACACGAGAAAGTTTCCACAGTGACTTTGggtaaaaggaagaaagtgtTGCCTTCGTTTTCAAattgcatttcagattttttttgaagagCAGGCAATTTTCATTTCACCTGTCTGTATTTTACTCATTCAAaccatctgaaaagaaaaacagtagttGGTTTTTTGTCTCAAGATAAACCAGCAGGTGTTTTGGTGGATGTGTCCCTGGCTGTTCAGAAGGTCTGGGTGGCCTGCAGCGTTAGTGCTGAGTGCCACACCACGTCCTGGCTCACTTTCTTTCCCATTGGTTACAGCTTTAGTTTGCTACCATTCCCTGACTGCCTGCTGACCTCTGAGAATCACCATGCAGTGGTCCATGATAGAGAAACACCAGAGCTAGTATCAGCCAAACTAGCTGAGGGCAGTGTGGCTGCACCCATGGCAATGCATCTAGCCACCTCGCCCTGCTGAGAGGGAGTGCTCGCCAGCTCCAGCGAGCTGCTGCTGTGCGAGTGGGTCTGGGCTCTTTTACACCTCAAACAAATAATATCTCCTGCATGAACAATAGCACATTTAGGGCTAGCAGGGGATTGTTGTACCGCTGGGTGTTAAATGGGACCATAGTGCTCTTGGCCTTTAAAAGTATTCGTCTTCAAACCCCTGTTGATTTGGGGTTAGATATCTTGAGGATTTAGGTCCTAGATCTTGGCAGCTCAGTGCTTCATATTGTTAAATTTCAGGGAAATTTACACCATCATAGCCTTTTCTGAGGCTAAACTTCTGATTCCTGCTAGGTTTGTCTGCCACCAAAGTAGatgaattaaaaagaacagtCCAGCACCAGCACCTGGATAGACGGATGTAGAGCTCAAACAACTGTTAGCTTACAGGGCTTTTGTTCTAAAGAATAGGATCTCCCTTTTCCTGTCTGACTTGCTAGTGTTCAGGACTTTATTTTCTCTACATCTCAGGTATTTGTGGCACATATCTCTGGTTCCGTGCTGAAGTTAATGATATCACTTGGAACTTGATAGAGcatgaaagaataaatataaatgGAAATCCAGCTGCTAGCTGGATGAGGTGAAGGAAAGATTGTGGCTCCTGGGATTTTAATGTGCCACGTAAGATAGGACTGAGGCACCACACATCAGTTTGAGTTGCGATTCTTGCCGTATTCCTGGGATTCAGTTACTGTGTTCCACAGTGCTGCAGTTGCAGTAAGGTGATTCTGCTGTGAATATGTAAAGGGATTTTGCATCCTTATTTCTGAGCACTGAGAACCATGTCAGTATAAGCTGTTTTTACTAaatgaggagggaaaaaaatgtaatctttTCATCCAAAGCAAAATGGATGAAAACTATAAGCAGTTTTGGCCATATTTATCTATCCTGAATTTCCAGATACACTACACGTAAGGATATGCACTAACAGAAAGCATCAAGTCCACTTTACGTATTTTACCTATCCTCAGTAACACTCAGTGAGGCTGTGGATGAGTTCAAAATCTTTctcgccttttttttttttggtaggctAGGGTTTCACTTTTTCAGGAAAGTTCCTGTTAAATTCAGATCTTCCAAGCTTGTTCTAAACCTAAGGGTGTACTAATCCAGAagtccaggagaaaaaaaactcaCCTCTGTATTATACAGTTTTGGGGGGAGgaaatagagaaatattttcttgcatGCTGAaagttaaatattaatattcatAGAACTGCTGATCTGAAACTAGAAAACTGAGCATGGGTGTTTTTATAGGCCTTTCagtaaggaaggaaagaaaattttggtTCACTAGATTTCAAGTGATAAGAACAGGAAAGTGGCATTTTTTTAGTAGCATGTGAGAAATTTCTAGTAATTTATCCTACGTcttctctttcattcctttGTCTAGCCACCTCAATAACACTACTTTCCAACAATATGAGCCTATGTTCAAGTAAGGATCAGATGCAGCACTCTGCTCTCCCTGTTCCTagagaaagattttttaaatgcaaaaaaaaccccaaaacaaaaaaaccaaaatcccacCCTTTTTCAGGTAAAAGATCTCACTAAAGTTTCACAATTAGATACTAAATTTAAGAGCTTAAACCAGCAGGATTTGGGGTGATACTTAACATTTTTACCTTATTTCCTGTGAAAGTTGAGAAATGTCAAGAGCAGGTTATTTACGACGTGAGTTCTGCTAACCTGCCTATTTAAGTGATTCaggttttttaaaggaactgaaTTCCCTTCAGTGGCAACTTTGTTACAGTTTCATAAAACATGGAGCTGTAGAATTAACATTGTAGTAAGTAAAGACCATTGCGAATTTCCTGTGTCCCTGTAGAGTCTAATGGGCCTAAAATAAGACAATTCTACagaaaaattcagtttaaaatttgGAAGCGACCTGGTTTCCATTTCTCAGTCCGGTTTCTCCGAAAGGTCATAGCCAGTGAATGGAAACACAAGTCTAGCACGGGAAGCTGAGACCAACCACATGGTATGCATTGACTGAACAGGTCAAACAAACACATCAGTGACAAAGCAATTGGCATTTAAAAGGTTCTAATTTAGACATCAGATCAGTTGTGTTAATTTTCTTACTAACTGTTGAATTCAGCCTCAACTGTGACcaagtttaaaatgaaagagggTTGTGCTGTTGGGGACTGTTCCTAGAACAGATCCACAAAACTATTCTCCCCCAATTCTTGTGTGAGTTCATGTATAATTCTGCTTACACAAGATAACTAGGGAAAAGAAGGTTGACCCAACCTCCATGCCAAAATGAAGACGTAGCAGTATGCACTGCGTGGAAATGCCCACAGACATGCTGCCTGGCATCTGGGTAGCTAGCCCATCCCTTGTGTGTCCAAACAGGTGAAGCCCATCCTGGCTGTGGAAGGAGTACCCCATGCAACTGTCTGCTAATGAAGCTgaatctgtgtgtgtgtgttgggggagTATAATTGTAGTCTAAGACTGTTGTAATCTATCAGAGCTGTAGGTTTTGTATACCATGCTAGAATTACAGAGCATTGAGGGAGACCCTAAACGATCATCTTCTGTGCTTGTGAAGGAGCGGTGAACCAGCCAGGATTTGGCCTCATTGTACAACATGCAGTACGCTTGCAGAGTGAGAGAGTTCTGTCCATAAAAATTTACACTCTAAATAGAAAACGTTAAGAACAACAAGAGAAGGGAATTATTCtccttttaggaaaaaaagaactaaatGAGCTGTCCAAGTCATGCTGGACGCTTCTGGCAGAGCTAAGATTTGGTGCCAGACTGATGCTCAGCTGATGTCTTTTTTCAGAGTGCTCACTACTACCTTTATTTGCTCACATCTGTTATGCCAAAATTTTTCTCAGGTGATAGGAGAAACATCCGGTAGTCATCCAAGAAGCAATATAAACAGACTAGTAGTAACCCCTAAAAAGTAATAGTGAGTGTTGATTCGCTTTCTAAATTATGAGAGTAAAATACCTTTCAACTTTTCCATTTACAGTTCAATTTAAAAATTGGAGGCTTTCTCATCAAAAGGAGAAGTGTTAGTTGCCCAGCTGCAAATAGAATCTGAAAGTGCTGCTTTatgcttgctgctgctcaccagatgttttctctttcctggcAGGACAGGGAACAAGAACTGGAGCAACTGACAAAGGAGCTGCGACAGGTCAATCTCCAACAGTTCATCCAGCAAACAGGAACGAAGGTCACGGTGCTGCCAGCAGACCCTGTTGAGGTGGAGGCCCCACATGTGGAGCTCGAGAGAGGTGCAGTACTCAGAATGCTTTTGGTGGGCGGGAGAAGGGGATGGCAATGCGTTTACCTGCTGTGTTAATGCTAGCACTCATAAATGAAGTGAATGCTTTGTTAGCGAAGAAGTTAGCAAAGTATTACGAAAGCACAGTGTcaaatatttctcttcatttcaaGGGTTTAGCAAGCTATAAATAAAGTGCAGTATGTAAATAACTTCTCTCCCACTGTGCCTAGGCATGTGTTTGTCCCATCAGTAACCCATTAGACCAGTAGCTTTCACGTGTGGCTGCCATGGCTGCAGGCATGTAAGCTGGCACGCAACATGATTGCATGTCTTGACGTTGCTGTTCATCTGGGTTCTTCCTCTTCTGGGGGGATGTGTTGTCAAAGTAGAAAAAGGAATGTGTCTGGATCTCAAGAAATCCCAGACAGCCGCCACACAGGAATAGGAGCTAATCCAGCTGGGCTGCCAGCCATCCGGAAGTCCTGCACAGATGGCTGTTATGGCATGTGCAAATTGACTTTGCCCCTAGTGAGATCAGTGCATTCTGCACATGCCCACATCCGAATTCAGAATTTCCTAGACAGAAACATGGGAGCACTTCAAATGTGTGTCACAACTGTGGCACAAGCAAAAACTCCTTTGCTGTGGCTCAGCCTCTGCTGTGGTGTGCTTTACCCAGTACCCTGCTTGTATTCCTCTTACCTGGTTTTGTCCCTTCTCTCAGAAAACTTTCTAACCAAAAGGCATTGGGAGGATAGGGAGGTGGGGACAGAAGGAAAGACAGCCAGGCTTTAAATGTCAGCACTTACATGAAAATTCTGTTAAGTGGGCAGGAAGCTGAAGCTTTGAGTTACGTATAGGTACAAGCTCTTCCTGCACATTACTGTATAAATGTATTGCATGTATCCATGTGCATGTTCCTTGTGGGAGGGTAATTATATTGAGACGGTATAtctttctgttctgaaatgaGTAGGAGGTGTGCACCTTAGATCTCATCACTTCCTAGTCAGgcatttgaattttttgttGTATGTGGTATCAGTTTCTCTATACTTCACTAAGCACACACTGCACTaagcaggaagaagagaggTGTTCTACAGACATTACTCTTGATGATGACTTTTCTGACTGCCCTTTTTCTTGTGCAGAGCCAACATTTCAGTCTGGGTCACTGAAGCGCCCTGGCTCGTCGAGGCAACTCCCCAGTAACCTTCGGATTCTGCAGAATCCCCTGTCGTCTGGTTTTAACCCGGAGGGCATTTATGTATGACAGTACATACCTCTTCTGGAGAGGACCTAGCAAGGTACCCTGGACGAGATAcacttttgttttattctgccAATGATGAATggaagaagatttttttttttaagtcaccgttttttttttcttcttcctgcaaCACACCACTTGGAGCCATACCCTGTGCACTGATGCTAAAGAGACAGAGGAACTGTCTTGATTCATAATTGGCAAGGATGAACTTGCTGTAAACACAGCTAGAGTGCAAAAACCTTCATTTGTTTTTGCCGCTTCAGAAGTGTTTGGGAAAGTATTGTTTCTTGTATAGGCATAAATAAAAGACTGAGGGTGAAGGAAACCATGTATGCAACTTATCTGAGGTTTAATTTATTCCCTTTCATCAATGGACGTGTGAATGTTGaccttttatatttttatttttaacttgtgaATAATCACGTATGGCTGTACGGCAGTCTGACAAGGTGACTTTAATTTGCGTGTACAAACATCCACCATTTGATCAAGTACAACAATTTGCAATGCAGAGTCTTGTGGAGTGCTGAACCATTAAAATGGTTTCTCACCACTGACTTGTTAATTTCTGTTGTGGGTCATAATATCTCATGTTCCATCCATTGCTACCTTTTAAGGCTTGAAAAGTGAGCTTGTAGGATTTACTTGCTGTTGAATCTGCCTTGAATGAAGCACCTAGTGTTCAAAAGATTTACAGAATTTAAACCTTGGCTTGGTAAAAAGATTTCCAGCATATGATTGAGGATGCACTAGTTAGatgatattttattatataaaatgtatatttgaaatattttgccaCATTGTATATGCCTTTTGAGAAAAGAACAATGTAAGAAGTTGTCTTCATATATCTTACCAAAAGAGAGTAGGAGGCTTTCACTGTGTGTGATTTTATACTTTGTTTTCCACTAGCCATTACAGTGTTCTTGTTTTGCAGTAACTCTTGCtgttggaggagaaaaaaaacacaagagaaaTTAGTATCCTCTTCCAGCCTTCCAGAATTCACTCAAGTTTTGTGGAGGGAAGAAACCTGGCAGAGAGTCCCATGAAGTCAATAGCAGAGCTTCTGTTGACTTGAGCGGGGCCAGGATTTCCTTCCAGGTCCCCAGTGCTAATTGGTAGACCTTTAGCCTCTTTGAAAGATGTGTTGCTGCTCAGTCACTTACAGAATATAAAGCCTACAAACAGGAAATTCACACATTTGGTAGTAATTTTTTATGAAACGTGAAAAGAGAACTTTATCGTATCTTGATGTCTCTCTAATGCAATCAAAGCCAAGCAAGGATTAGACAAAACGGCTTCCATGCAGAAAATAAGACACTACCAAGGAGCATGTTGGTTACGGGCCTTGAAATTAGATTGCTAAAGCGGACACCAAGTTTGTAGAGAAAGTGACTGGCATCAGTGGGACACTTTGTATACGTTAGGAGGCTGGCCTCATGGATGAGTTGGAGAAAGGATGGGCCTTACCTAGTTGCATTTGGATTTCCTGTTCTAACAGCAACTCATACCATAATCCCCACCTTTGAGATCCCTTTGAGATGAGAGGGGGTCACCGTGCTTTCCCTGCAGTGTTGAATACCTGGACTTCACTCAGTGGCAAGATGACAGAACTCCTGATGTCTTTGGTAGGGTCAGGATTTTACCACTGGTAGGAAACTCAAAGCTTTTTGCCATAGAAAGTACTTCAGAATTCTTAACTCCTAGCATCCTCTTGTGTTGATTTACTGATGTGCAGataaatgttaatttaaatttcctttcttaaaaaaggaGCTTCCTGACAAATGGAAGTTTTATAAGATAAAGTAGAAGATGAAGGACTCTTGAgtgtttaatgcatttttttcccctttccactTACTAATGGCATCATATATTctaaaaatgctgctgtattTAGACTAACAGCGACAAATAAGGCTGTGAATATATAAAGGACCTTTCCAAATGGATTCTGAATTTTTACTGTTTAACTTATCAggtcgtcttttttttttttgtgagcaAACTGGAAAATGAGATGTTCCTACCTGAGGAATCTTTGCAGTGCTCACAGAATTTACTGTTAGTTTATCACAATTCTGTGCTCATGTTTACTGTGCCCGTaactttgtattaaaaaagtgtatatatatatatagtaaaaaaaagtgtaaaatacACATAGTTTGGGGACAATATCTGTCCAAGGTACTTGAGCATATATGCCTTACATTCTGCGTTcaatttacagaaataaaatggcCCTCTCCAGTGGATATCTTGCATCTTCAGCACCTCTTGATGTTAGAGAACTGAGGCACTTGGCACCTTGCAAAGTCTGGCCCAAATTATGCTgcatgggggtggggggaaacaCAAGGAAAAGCCTGTTGCAATTTCAGTCTTGTACtgagatgaaatatttttaaggcaGATCAGCACACTTACCCAGTTAATGTTTTTGTCATACTTTGTGACTGGTCCATCTCCCACAGTTGTCAGTTTGAGCTGAATTGGGCTCTTGCTTCATAAAAActgctctctttctctgccAGGATATTCTTTaaggtggagggaggaggaaaagcatgaaaaggaaagagaagagcagcTTTGGAGGGCTTGAGTTATGGCTTTGTAATACAATCAAGGAAGGAATTTGCcatttaagttaaaaaatagcATCTGCTGATTGCAGCAGCTGTTTGACAGAAGGGCTAGCCTGGAGCTGGCTCAGGAGCAGCCACTGCATCATCATTGAGTGGACCCTCCTTGTCAGGGCTTTAGCATGTCAAGGTGATCTGAAAAACGTTTACAGCTTCAGCCACTGTTGTGGCAAAGGAGAGGCTTTGGTATCCAAACCTGTCATTTGCGAGACACTGACAAATCCCCCTGCCCCCACCATACTCCTCTTGCTTATTGAATTTCACCCAGGTTAAAGTTCTGTAGCATTTTCACCCTCTCTgtaaataaaccaaaaatgGCATGCCCTTGCATTAAATGTGAATTGAACAACGTATTACAGTTATAAAAATTCCTCACATTGTGGCGTTAGGAGTTTTGCTTCTGATCAACTGCAGAACCTCAGTCTTTCTTTACAAGTGtagacaaaattattttcagaagtgtttcaaACCTACTTAAGGGGCATTAGCAGAAAGGAAGCTACACATACTAATTTTAACAAGTGCCATATTATTTACTGGCCAGCATGataaaaatggggttttttgcttgcgTTAAATAGTTGAATACACAAGCACTATTTTCCAGTGTATAGGGAATTTATATGGAGAACTCCTGTAATTTATTACTAAGGGAAATTAACTCTGTACCTCTCTCATCTGTGAGGATACAGTTTATTTTTGCTGGTGATGCTATGTTGTtaggggaaaagaggggggtTTGACCGTTTGAAAAGCCAGTAGGTTAAGGCTAAGGTAAACATTCTGAATGCCTGAGCAATGGAGAAACCCAAGTCCCACTCTGAAAAGTCAGCTGGGAACCTGCCTCCCATTATCTTTCAGTGGGACTTAGGTTCCCAAGTGCCTGAATTGCTTCTGGAAGTGGTATGTTAGCTTTGAGATTACTTGCTTTCCTAAACCCTAGCAAGTTGGAAGGGAGTTCTTGAAGAACTACCACTAGCCTTAGCAATATGCAAACATACTTTCATTGTGAGGTAAGAGGGAAAAGATctttagtaaaataaaaatctcctCTTGGGGCAATAATTGCCTTGGTTTTAGCGTGAAGAGTATTGCATTATTTTAGTGAACTGGGATCATATGAGTATGAGCAAAAAAATTGATCTTGTAATTTTTAGTGAGTTGTCTTGAAGCATATAAATTTCTGATGTGCATTAACTTGAGTGAATTGGGCCTTAATGATCCATGTAAATAACAAAACTGtattcagatattttttccagaaaatagtCTCTAATGGTCTGTACTGTATTAAAATAAGTGTCAAAGTGTTACTTTTatattacacttttttttttcttagaacaTTGAAACATGCATGTTTATTCTATTTGCTacagtattttaatgttttggatGAAGGCCATCGGTTGTATGGAGATGACAAAACAATCATTCTGTCTATTTATTCAGTATTGCTGCttaaagttttcaaaataaagctttCAATGCCAATATAGTGACTGATTGAAAGCTGTTCTAGCTCTcttcaggtgtttttttctatgtttatAGAAAACTTAAATAAGTGAAACTTGGTATATAAACTGTTATACCAGCAAAGAATTATTGCAATAATATTGTGGGGAGGGGTTGGGGGTAAGTGTGTGTagtatatacataaatatatgcaTGCAGCGAATGCATTTAGGTCTCAAGTAAATGGAGTGCTGAAGAATGTTCAAATCCTTTGTGGTCTTGCAAGCAACTTACACATGCGATCAAATACTGGTTAGTGCTTCATGCCACTGTGCAGTGCTTGTGAGGGGCAGAACAAGCAGAGGTGATCACAAAGGATCAAATCGGAGCCCTTTGAACCAACTTGGGATTTAAGCACATTCCTGAGTATTCCATAGATGTGTTCTGAATTGGGCCTAAAAGCATGTTCTGATACAAAAATCTTTCAGTTGCAGCAAGGATGCCTTGTTTCAAGCATAGCTGGTACGTCTGAAAATTTGAGTAGTTCTGAAATGGATCAAGTATGTCTGCTCTATTTGTAAAGGGTATCAAAATGCAGAGAACGTTCACCCTCATGATCACCCCGTGAAACTACTAACCAGGGGTTCTGACTGGAAGGTTTGAATTGCTGACGCTTTAACCT from Gavia stellata isolate bGavSte3 chromosome 4, bGavSte3.hap2, whole genome shotgun sequence harbors:
- the RASSF8 gene encoding ras association domain-containing protein 8 translates to MELKVWVDGVQRIVCGVTEVTTCQEVVIALAQAIGRTGRYTLIEKWRDTERHLAPHENPIVSLNKWGQYASDVQLILRRTGPSLSERPTSDSVARIPERTLYRQSLPPLAKLRPAGDKSMKRREPKRKSLTFTGGAKGLMDIFGKSKESEFKQKVLNNCKTTADELKKLIHLQTEKLQCIEKQLESNEAEIRYWEQKYNSSLEEEILKLEQKIKRNEVEIEEEEFWENELQIEQENEKQLKEQLQEMRQRILECESKLKDYLSQIHNMESGLEAEKLQREVQESQVNEEEVKEKIEKVKGEIDIQGQQSLRLENGIKAVERSLGQATKRLQDREQELEQLTKELRQVNLQQFIQQTGTKVTVLPADPVEVEAPHVELEREPTFQSGSLKRPGSSRQLPSNLRILQNPLSSGFNPEGIYV